One Myotis daubentonii chromosome 3, mMyoDau2.1, whole genome shotgun sequence genomic window carries:
- the TRNP1 gene encoding TMF-regulated nuclear protein 1, giving the protein MPGCRISACGPGAQEGAAEPGSPPPPPPREPLPSPQPPPPTPTLTPAPTQASSLPEGTPASEGLAEGQEVQRWRQGADGGAGATGPAGGAGGGPGAAGSGGRALELAEARRRLLEVEGRRRLVSELESRVLQLHRVFLAAELRLAHRAESLSRLGGGVAQSELYLAAHGSRLKKGPRRGRRGRPPALLASALGLGSCVPWGAGRLRRGRGPEPDSPFRRSPPRGPASPQR; this is encoded by the coding sequence atgcCGGGCTGCCGCATTAGCGCCTGCGGCCCGGGGGCCCAGGAAGGGGCAGCGGAACCTgggtcgccgccgccgcccccgccccgggagCCCCTGCCATCccctcagcccccgcccccaactccgACCTTGACCCCGGCACCAACGCAGGCCTCGTCGCTGCCAGAGGGGACCCCGGCGTCGGAGGGCTTGGCCGAGGGGCAGGAGGTGCAGCGCTGGCGTCAGGGCGCTGACGGGGGTGCGGGGGCcaccgggccggcagggggcgcgggcggcggcccGGGTGCGGCGGGGTCCGGGGGGCGCGCCCTGGAGCTGGCCGAAGCGCGGCGGCGACTGCTGGAGGTGGAGGGCCGCCGGCGCCTGGTGTCGGAGCTGGAGAGCCGCGTGCTTCAGCTGCACCGCGTCTTCCTGGCGGCCGAGCTGCGCCTGGCGCACCGGGCCGAAAGCCTGAGCCGCCTGGGCGGCGGCGTGGCGCAGTCCGAGCTCTACCTGGCGGCGCACGGGTCGCGTCTCAAGAAGGGCCCGCGCCGGGGCCGCCGCGGCCGCCCGCCCGCGCTGCTCGCCTCGGCGCTGGGTCTGGGTAGCTGCGTGCCCTGGGGCGCCGGACGCCTGCGGCGGGGCCGCGGCCCGGAGCCGGATTCGCCCTTCCGCCGAAGcccgccccgcggccccgcctCGCCCCAGCGCTGA
- the TENT5B gene encoding terminal nucleotidyltransferase 5B isoform X2, with translation MPGSPGWVVRSSLEEQGLRVHGVRLHGSAASHVLHPENGLGYKDLDLVFRVDLRSEASFQLTKEVVLACLLDFLPAGVSRAKITPLTLKEAYVQKLVKVCTDTDRWSLISLSNKSGKNMELKFVDSVRRQFEFSVDSFQIMLDSLLLFGQCSSTPMSEAFHPTVTGESLYGDFSEALEHLRHRVIATRNPEEIRGGGLLKYCHLLVRGFRPQPSTDVRALQRYMCSRFFIDFPDLVEQQRTLERYLEAHFSGADSARRYACLVTLHQVVNESTVCLMSHERRQTLDLIATMALQALAEQGPAAAAALAWRPPGPDGAVPATFNYYVTPVQPLLAWTHSCYPTWLPCN, from the exons Atgccaggcagccctgggtgg GTCGTCCGCAGCAGCCTAGAAGAACAGGGACTGCGTGTGCATGGTGTGCGGCTACACGGCTCAGCTGCCAGCCACGTGCTGCACCCCGAGAATGGCTTGGGCTATAAGGACCTAGACTTAGTGTTCCGCGTGGACCTGCGCAGCGAGGCATCCTTCCAGCTGACCAAGGAGGTGGTGCTGGCCTGCCTGCTGGACTTCCTGCCGGCTGGCGTGAGCCGGGCCAAGATCACGCCACTGACACTCAAGGAGGCCTACGTGCAGAAGCTGGTGAAAGTGTGCACAGACACGGACCGCTGGAGCCTCATCTCGCTGTCCAACAAGAGCGGCAAGAACATGGAGCTCAAATTTGTGGACTCGGTCAGGCGCCAGTTCGAGTTCAGCGTAGACTCCTTCCAGATCATGCTGGACTCCCTGCTGCTCTTCGGCCAGTGCTCATCCACGCCCATGTCTGAGGCCTTCCATCCAACGGTGACGGGCGAGAGCCTGTACGGGGACTTCAGCGAAGCCCTGGAGCACCTGCGGCACAGAGTCATCGCCACACGCAACCCTGAAGAGATCCGCGGCGGCGGCCTCCTCAAGTACTGCCACCTCCTGGTGCGTGGCTTCCGGCCACAGCCCAGCACCGACGTGCGCGCCCTGCAACGTTACATGTGCTCCCGGTTCTTCATTGACTTCCCGGACCTGGTGGAGCAGCAGCGCACCCTGGAGCGCTACCTGGAGGCCCACTTCAGCGGGGCCGACTCAGCCCGCCGCTACGCCTGCCTGGTGACACTGCATCAGGTGGTCAACGAGAGCACTGTGTGCCTCATGAGCCACGAGCGTCGCCAGACACTGGACCTCATCGCCACCATGGCACTCCAGGCtctggctgagcagggcccaGCTGCTGCCGCTGCCCTGGCCTGGCGCCCTCCAGGCCCTGATGGGGCTGTGCCTGCCACTTTCAATTACTATGTGACCCCTGTGCAGCCTCTGCTGGCCTGGACCCACTCCTGCTATCCCACCTGGCTGCCTTGTAACTGA
- the TENT5B gene encoding terminal nucleotidyltransferase 5B isoform X1 — protein sequence MMPENGVERSDRAAALVGTAAASAVATAAQASGGPDPGAASASLGPHLSGLGWPQVKRLDALLSEPIPIHGRGNFPTLSVQPRQIVQVVRSSLEEQGLRVHGVRLHGSAASHVLHPENGLGYKDLDLVFRVDLRSEASFQLTKEVVLACLLDFLPAGVSRAKITPLTLKEAYVQKLVKVCTDTDRWSLISLSNKSGKNMELKFVDSVRRQFEFSVDSFQIMLDSLLLFGQCSSTPMSEAFHPTVTGESLYGDFSEALEHLRHRVIATRNPEEIRGGGLLKYCHLLVRGFRPQPSTDVRALQRYMCSRFFIDFPDLVEQQRTLERYLEAHFSGADSARRYACLVTLHQVVNESTVCLMSHERRQTLDLIATMALQALAEQGPAAAAALAWRPPGPDGAVPATFNYYVTPVQPLLAWTHSCYPTWLPCN from the exons ATGATGCCGGAGAACGGAGTGGAGCGCTCGGACCGGGCGGCTGCGCTGGTAGGGACGGCTGCAGCCTCGGCGGTGGCCACGGCCGCCCAGGCAAGCGGCGGCCCCGACCCGGGAGCCGCATCAGCCTCCCTCGGACCGCACCTGAGTGGGCTAGGCTGGCCGCAGGTGAAGCGGCTGGACGCGCTCCTGAGCGAGCCAATCCCCATTCACGGGCGCGGCAACTTTCCAACGCTGAGCGTGCAGCCCCGGCAGATCGTGCAG GTCGTCCGCAGCAGCCTAGAAGAACAGGGACTGCGTGTGCATGGTGTGCGGCTACACGGCTCAGCTGCCAGCCACGTGCTGCACCCCGAGAATGGCTTGGGCTATAAGGACCTAGACTTAGTGTTCCGCGTGGACCTGCGCAGCGAGGCATCCTTCCAGCTGACCAAGGAGGTGGTGCTGGCCTGCCTGCTGGACTTCCTGCCGGCTGGCGTGAGCCGGGCCAAGATCACGCCACTGACACTCAAGGAGGCCTACGTGCAGAAGCTGGTGAAAGTGTGCACAGACACGGACCGCTGGAGCCTCATCTCGCTGTCCAACAAGAGCGGCAAGAACATGGAGCTCAAATTTGTGGACTCGGTCAGGCGCCAGTTCGAGTTCAGCGTAGACTCCTTCCAGATCATGCTGGACTCCCTGCTGCTCTTCGGCCAGTGCTCATCCACGCCCATGTCTGAGGCCTTCCATCCAACGGTGACGGGCGAGAGCCTGTACGGGGACTTCAGCGAAGCCCTGGAGCACCTGCGGCACAGAGTCATCGCCACACGCAACCCTGAAGAGATCCGCGGCGGCGGCCTCCTCAAGTACTGCCACCTCCTGGTGCGTGGCTTCCGGCCACAGCCCAGCACCGACGTGCGCGCCCTGCAACGTTACATGTGCTCCCGGTTCTTCATTGACTTCCCGGACCTGGTGGAGCAGCAGCGCACCCTGGAGCGCTACCTGGAGGCCCACTTCAGCGGGGCCGACTCAGCCCGCCGCTACGCCTGCCTGGTGACACTGCATCAGGTGGTCAACGAGAGCACTGTGTGCCTCATGAGCCACGAGCGTCGCCAGACACTGGACCTCATCGCCACCATGGCACTCCAGGCtctggctgagcagggcccaGCTGCTGCCGCTGCCCTGGCCTGGCGCCCTCCAGGCCCTGATGGGGCTGTGCCTGCCACTTTCAATTACTATGTGACCCCTGTGCAGCCTCTGCTGGCCTGGACCCACTCCTGCTATCCCACCTGGCTGCCTTGTAACTGA